From the Chiloscyllium plagiosum isolate BGI_BamShark_2017 chromosome 16, ASM401019v2, whole genome shotgun sequence genome, one window contains:
- the LOC122557880 gene encoding ferritin heavy chain has protein sequence MSSQVRQNYHPDCEAAISRQINLELYASYVYLSMSFYFDRDDIALKNFAKFFLEQSHEEREHAEKLMKLQNQRGGRILLQDIKKPDRDEWGSGLDAMMCSLELEKSVNQSLLELHKLATDRNDPHLCDFLETHYLDEQVKSIKLLGDHVTNLRRLGAPENGMAEYLFDKHTLGEDSS, from the exons ATGAGTTCCCAGGTGCGACAGAATTATCATCCTGACTGCGAGGCCGCCATCAGCCGCCAGATCAACCTGGAGCTTTATGCCTCTTATGTTTATCTCTCCATG TCCTTTTACTTTGATCGGGATGACATTGCATTGAAGAATTTTGCCAAATTCTTCCTGGAGCAATCTCATGAAGAGCGTGAGCATGCTGAGAAACTCATGAAACTGCAAAATCAACGAGGAGGGCGCATCTTACTTCAGGATATCAAG AAACCAGATCGTGATGAATGGGGAAGTGGTTTGGATGCAATGATGTGCTCTCTGGAGCTGGAGAAGAGTGTAAACCAGTCACTCTTGGAATTGCATAAACTGGCTACAGACAGGAATGATCCACAT CTCTGTGACTTCCTAGAGACCCACTATTTGGATGAACAGGTCAAATCTATCAAGCTCCTAGGAGATCATGTAACCAACCTGCGGAGACTGGGTGCTCCTGAAAATGGAATGGCTGAATATTTATTTGACAAGCACACCTTGGGTGAAGACAGCAGCTAA